A genomic window from Parasteatoda tepidariorum isolate YZ-2023 chromosome 10, CAS_Ptep_4.0, whole genome shotgun sequence includes:
- the LOC107436963 gene encoding zinc finger protein 391-like, whose translation MDSKANSNSKKKPFECKTCGKFFPNSQGLKAHSYTHTNDKPHVCDICTRSFVSPLYLSRHQKIHSNQKPHECKVCLKRFLRKDYLKSHYLSHSQVKPHKCDTCGKAFAEKGTLNKHYRTHTKIKPYVCDICQKAFSRNASLRLHYRVHTKEKPYECEECGKCFNRLWGLKIHSYSHSQKNQFVCILCNKQFSQKCNFDAHLKTHKKSADLEDGEDERLNIV comes from the coding sequence ATGGATAGCAAAGCAAATAGCAACAGTAAAAAGAAACCATTTGAGTGTAAGACATGCGGCAAATTCTTTCCGAATTCACAGGGTTTAAAAGCTCATTCTTACACTCACACAAATGACAAACCCCATGTGTGTGATATATGCACAAGAAGTTTTGTTAGTCCGCTCTATTTAAGTAGACACCAAAAAATTCATTCGAATCAGAAACCTCATGAATGTAAGGTTTGCTTGAAAAGGTTTCTCCGGaaggattatttaaaaagccaTTACTTAAGTCACTCTCAAGTAAAACCTCATAAATGTGACACTTGTGGTAAAGCTTTTGCTGAAAAAGgtactttaaataaacattatcgAACTCATACCAAAATAAAACCTTACGTCTGTGACATCTGTCAAAAAGCATTCAGTAGGAATGCCAGTTTGAGACTGCATTATCGCGTTCACACAAAAGAAAAACCTTATGAGTGTGAAGAATGTGGAAAGTGTTTTAACAGATTGTGGGGCCttaaaattcattcttattCACATTcccaaaaaaatcaatttgtttgtattttatgtaataagcAATTTTCTCAAAAGTGCAACTTCGATGCACacttaaaaacacataaaaaaagtgCTGATTTGGAAGATGGCGAGGACGAAAGACTGaatattgtttaa